Within the Zea mays cultivar B73 chromosome 10, Zm-B73-REFERENCE-NAM-5.0, whole genome shotgun sequence genome, the region AGGCTAGGTATGATTCACTCAACCCTATTTTGTCTCGTCCGACTCTTACACACCCTTGCTTCGCACTAGGGCTAGAGGCGGACATCACCCTGCAAAGTTGACAGCAATCTGCTCATGCTCGATGGTTAGTTGGGCCTCCTTCGGGCCTCTTTGAAGCGATTTTACACATTGTGACCCATGGGACTTGGGACATGGGGTTTTTAACCTCGACGGCTCGCTAGAGGTTACATAAACTAAATTATTTGAGTAATTCAATAAATTGCTAGATCGATCCATCACCGACATGGAAGACACGGAAAGAGACCATAAGTTAGTCTTAAAACGTTGATAAAGCAACTAAAATTAGATGAAAAAGAAGTGGTGGAAGAGAAAGATTACGAAGACTAGTAGTGCATCATTTATTTTTATAATCCATGTAAATTTTATTTGCCTAATTATATATTTGGATGAATTTATATTTTAATAAAATGCCCATAAGTTGGCCTTCTGGCTCCAAGGGACCATCACTAAAGGATGTATCCAGATTGTCGTGGAAGGATGAGGGGTCGTGGCGGGTGATGAGACCATGCTCATACGTCTATATATCGTGCTTTTGGTTGCCCTATTCTAGTTTGGGCATCCTTGGGTTTTCGTGGTCATGTTGCCCTCATATCGTTTGTTGCTCTAACGAACCTTAGGAACATCGGACCGAGTGACATCATCCCGTGATCTCGAGGCCACTCTTGCTGAGATTCTTAGGAATGTCGGACCGAGCGACATCGGTCGTTGGGATTCCTCAGGCTTGCTAGCGCCTTTAATCTCCATAGTGAAGCTCCACatgacaagatcaaccatccttagTGAAGCTCTTTTGACAGGCCAACCATCGCTTTCGACATGATAAGGCCCCGACCTCGTTTGGGACCAAGGGTAATGGAGGGGATTGAGTGGGCCAAAATCCCTTTCTCGATATACCCATTTTCCAGCCCTAAAAGGGCAATGGAGCAATTTTAAGATGAGCCTCCCATAGTCTTCAATCCACTGGCTCACCCTCCACGCATTGGTTGATTTCATTCTAGTTCACCACAACTGGAAGGCCTCTTTCGAATGAAGAAATAATTTACATTAATCAGTGTATTCCTTCTTCACCACAACTCGAAGGCACTTCGAAGATAGAAGAACACGCATGACGGATGACCTCACACCCAAGCATAACACAAACCAATACAATACACAAGCATTGCGACTACATATAAATATTCGATAAAATTTTAaaacacaacaattacataaaaaCGAATAAATACATACATTATTATCGATCTTAATATCTAACAAATTCTTTGCAACACAACCAATACGTCTATACGCGACCTCACAGTGCACAGCGAAGCAAACAAACAAAAGAACATGTAGATAAATAGACCATAGATGTAGACACACTTGTAGCAGCACGGATACACCAACTCACAAACGTCGGTCTATACTCGATTCGAAGCGAATTGAAGCAACCAAACAGAGGAGCCTTTCCTCCCGTTATTCCAAACCAAAACACTCACGGCCATATGGCATGATCATACACGTACGTAGGAAAGGTGGCGGCTCAGGCGAACTCGTCGGGGTGCGCGACGAGGTATGCCTCCaccatcctgacgaggcggacgtACCCCTGCGCGAGCCTGGCCTCGTCCTCGGGCGCGAGCGGCGCGCCGTCGAGGCGCTCGTAGTCAACCTTGACCTTGGCGACGCAGGCGCCCTCGCCGGCGGCCTCCACCCTGATCTCGGCGAAGTGCGTCCTGAGCTGCGCGCTCACCGTGCCGCCCTGCAGCACCTCCGTCCTCACCACGCGCGCCGCGGCGTCCAACGCCACCACGCGGCTCTTGAGCGTCTTGTTCTCACCCAGCGCTGCGAAAAAAGGCCGGCCGGCGGCATCCTCAGGGCTGGTGCGCATGCATGGTGGCGCAACAAATAAtggcctagctagctagctagctagctagttcaGTTACGTACGTACGTACATGGGTTAAGCTTCATGGTGGTGACGCTGCCGGGCCCGCCGTCGCCGTCGACCTCGACGGCGTCCACGTAGCCGGCGCAGGCCTTGGGCAGGAGCGCCGACTTGGTCTCGGCGAAGGCCACCTTCCACATGCGCTCCGCCGGGACGGCCACGGCGATCTCCTCGCTGATGCTGCCGGACACCATCGTCGTGCTAGGCTGCTGCTACGTACTGTAAGACTGTTATGTTTGTGCTCACTGCACGAACACGATCAAGAACTACTTATTATATAGATGTGGCTGCGCGGTTGGACCGGAGCTTGGTGACGTGGAAATCTTGGACCACGAGATCACGTGGTTTGACCGCGAGAAAATTTCAGAGAATTCGTTCGGAGAGGTACAGAATAGTACAGGTGCTGAAGAAAAATAAAATTCATAGAAAGACTGGCCAGTACCCAGTAAGCTTAGCTTTTATGTGCCCAGCTGCTATGTTTGGGGTGTgccaagaaaaaaaataaaaaaacaaataaaaaataagGATCAACAAGACTCGAACTTTGACCACCAAGTTTAAAATATAGCACTTGTACCACTATGCTAACTACACTTATGTGATCTTAGGGTGTGCCGTGGACCATATGGACCACCCGCTAAGTCCGCCCCTTGTCCACAAGGATTTGGGTAGGCTGCTGGATTATTGCAGAGCATGCAGCGCACATGGGATTCTATAAGGCTGATCATACGAGAGCGTTGACGTCAAATGTGTGTATATATACACAGCCAGACAGTTGTTAGGCACCCGTTTGACACAGCTTCTCGAGCTGTTTAAGTTGTTTTTATCTAAAAGCAGTTATTTCTAAAACAATCTCTCATGTAATAAAGCTCTTAAAAATATGATCTCATGGAAAATTAATATATAGTTCGAAAATAAATATATTGGCTTTTAGTATCTAAAGGTCTGAAGACTCATCTAATAATTTTTTCTCAATCCATAAAGTTGCTAAACCATttgatgtttctaaatacattatAGACCTCATAATTCATCGATAATTCCGAAAAAACTATTAGTAAAAAAAATTGCCCAAAAATGTTGTGATAACATCAAAAGAGTATAGATTTAGGTCGTACGCGCTACCGGAatacggctctttgccgagtgccaaatgatttgccgagtgttttgttTCGGGCACTCAGCAAaaaagttctttgccgagtgcctaacaaaaaacactcggcaaaaggtttctttgccgagtgtttctttgtcgagtgtttttctcaatactaggcaaagacaatttaaaaatattattttgaagcagtaaattaattcaaatgaaaacgttttcaactacaaatttgtataactcatcaagatgtacaatttatattttggtcatttcttcatatgacaaaatcaaAGTAAATTTGTTCAGAAAAACTATatatctcgtagtttatgaaactacaagaGAGATGTATAAAATTTGTGAATAATGTTAGAACCAACATGTGGGATAAATAAATGACCAAACAATCAAAATAAACATTGTAGATCTTGAGACGTTATGTAATTTTGTAGTTGGCAACTTTTTgatttgaagtcatcttgtcaGCGAAAACTACGGCTGAATTTAAAAATTTGGATTTTCAAAACGACCTCAAACGAAAAAaaacaccaaaataaaagttgtaggtattaaaaagttatgaaactttgtagttgacaacattttggtttgaaatcatcttgtatgCAAAACTttatttgaattttaaaattcaaaattttcaaacCACCTAGAATGAAAAAagaaccaaaataaaagttgtagggcttgaaatgttatgaaactttataattgataattttttgatttgaaatcatcttgtcatagaAAAATATGTTTggagttttcaaatttgaaatttaaattttGTAAACGACCTCGGATGAAGAAATTAGCAATATGAAAGTTATAGATCTTGAAACGTTATGCAACTTTACAGCTGACAACATTTTCGTTTAAATTTatttaatgcatcaaatgatcaattTATTCTCGGTTTGTTATAATAAATGAGAAAtaaaaacgtaatatagacataagTGATATAGTGGTGTAGAGGGATTGCTAGTTCGAATCTCATCAATCACAAAACGTGAATTCAATTCTCAACGAATCCAATTAAAAAAATGTCAGTCCGGTAGTGTTTGAGATACTTGACAAAGAATGTCAGTTCTGTAGTGATAGCTCTATATCTACACGTCTACTATATATATGTAACGGATTTCTAAACCCCATATTAGAATAGTCTCGACGATTTGTAAAGACTGATGACAAAAAAAAAGCATTAATTAAACATAAAGGTTAATGCTGGACGTAGATGCACGCCGATGTCTCATTGTGTGAAAAAAATGTGAGAGTCGTCCGTTGCCTAACCGTTGCCGCGTAGTTGTTCACATTACGCATTACGGTGTAAACACACATTGACAAAACAGCGCTGGAGCGCCATCCACGAAAGGCACATCCGCACATATGGGCTAAAGACTTTTTATCGAAGGCATGTTTGGACCATCTGCAGCATCTGCAACGACTCTAATTTTCATCTTATAAAAGAATATTATCAGTACACGCTAATTTACATTATCCTATACATCGTCTTCAGTCTTCACCATCTGCAGCAGCGTCTTCTAAATCGTATCATCAATATATCATCCTCCGTATTTTGTAACCATATTATCAAAATTCATTTTCACTGTTTTTTCTTGT harbors:
- the LOC100280981 gene encoding pathogenesis-related protein 10 → MVSGSISEEIAVAVPAERMWKVAFAETKSALLPKACAGYVDAVEVDGDGGPGSVTTMKLNPSLGENKTLKSRVVALDAAARVVRTEVLQGGTVSAQLRTHFAEIRVEAAGEGACVAKVKVDYERLDGAPLAPEDEARLAQGYVRLVRMVEAYLVAHPDEFA